A single Acidobacteriota bacterium DNA region contains:
- a CDS encoding DUF3341 domain-containing protein has translation MNEMNAIYGLFPDPGSAQRAFNVLERAESELGFTGADIAVLSGEPYEDYGFGQRDNVTRMPWIAALGGLIGGLSCWGFVAFTQKSYPMISGGMHLVTKWPNGIITYELTMLGAILATLFTLLITARIPDWRGRELYDPAISNGKILIGVINPPGSARAELGMRLRAAGAEVVKEFGK, from the coding sequence ATGAATGAGATGAACGCCATCTACGGACTTTTTCCTGATCCCGGTTCGGCACAGCGTGCATTTAATGTGCTGGAGAGGGCAGAGAGCGAACTGGGTTTTACGGGCGCCGATATCGCCGTGCTGTCCGGCGAGCCTTATGAAGATTACGGCTTCGGCCAGCGCGACAACGTTACCCGGATGCCGTGGATTGCCGCGCTTGGCGGTTTGATTGGCGGCCTCAGTTGCTGGGGATTCGTTGCCTTTACCCAGAAGAGTTATCCGATGATTTCAGGAGGCATGCACCTGGTGACCAAGTGGCCGAATGGCATTATCACCTATGAGCTCACAATGCTGGGGGCGATTCTGGCAACTCTGTTCACGCTGCTGATCACGGCACGAATTCCGGACTGGCGAGGCCGCGAGCTTTACGATCCCGCCATCAGCAATGGTAAAATTCTGATTGGAGTCATCAATCCGCCCGGGAGTGCGCGCGCTGAGCTTGGAATGAGATTGCGCGCCGCAGGCGCGGAAGTTGTAAAAGAATTCGGGAAGTGA
- a CDS encoding twin-arginine translocation signal domain-containing protein: MGKEKTHNPSGSPSSRRDFLKKSAAAAVSIPLSTGGAEAFSPDGQIQESSSRNPPNVVIIIADQFRGDFIGANGRNPMGVTPNLDAMAERGVTMQNAVTNQPLCSPSRACLFTGRYATETGMWKLPPGVELDRDLPTLASVLRSHGYTANYIGKWHLAPIDQDCRKGLGFVEPQDRGGFLDLWQASNVIELTSHPYEGTIWDGDGKPIHFKDVYRVDYLTDLAVRFLKLRHQKPFLLVLSHLEPHFQNDVNAFVPPRGYAERYQNPFAPEDLRFFPGDWQAQLPGYYGDIKRIDESVGTVLKTLAEESLEDNTIVLFISDHGCHFRTRNTEYKRSPHESSIHIPMILQGPGLNRSRKVQEVVSMVDMTPTLLEAVGIPAPASMKGRSFLPLINGTKGHANWRSEAFVQISASMVARALRTDQWTYCVVDPDGNGDRDSHSMRYQEYQMYNLRTDPHQLLNLAGRKDPPLLVHYDGGLPLPEIAARLRERLIARMVEAGEEVPQIDPARFYP, translated from the coding sequence ATGGGCAAGGAAAAAACGCACAATCCTTCAGGAAGCCCATCCAGCCGCCGTGATTTTTTAAAAAAGTCTGCCGCCGCAGCAGTTTCGATTCCTCTTTCGACAGGCGGCGCTGAGGCATTCAGCCCTGATGGGCAAATCCAGGAGTCTTCGAGCCGCAACCCTCCCAATGTCGTGATCATCATTGCTGATCAGTTCCGGGGCGATTTTATCGGCGCGAACGGCCGGAACCCGATGGGCGTGACGCCAAACCTTGATGCCATGGCGGAACGCGGGGTCACAATGCAGAACGCGGTAACGAACCAGCCCTTGTGTTCTCCTTCGCGGGCATGCCTGTTTACCGGCCGGTACGCCACCGAAACCGGAATGTGGAAATTGCCACCGGGAGTTGAACTGGACCGCGACTTGCCAACCCTGGCTAGCGTTTTACGGAGCCACGGATACACAGCGAATTATATTGGTAAATGGCACCTGGCCCCGATCGATCAGGACTGTCGGAAAGGCCTGGGATTTGTCGAGCCCCAGGACCGCGGCGGCTTCCTCGATCTTTGGCAGGCGTCCAACGTTATTGAGCTAACCTCCCATCCTTACGAAGGAACTATCTGGGACGGCGATGGGAAACCAATCCACTTTAAGGACGTTTACCGGGTGGACTATCTCACAGACCTGGCGGTGAGGTTCCTGAAGCTACGCCATCAGAAGCCGTTTCTGCTGGTCCTTTCGCACCTCGAGCCCCATTTTCAGAACGATGTCAACGCTTTCGTGCCGCCCAGAGGCTACGCGGAGCGTTACCAGAATCCCTTCGCGCCCGAAGACCTGCGCTTCTTTCCCGGCGATTGGCAGGCGCAGCTTCCGGGCTATTACGGCGACATCAAACGTATTGACGAATCGGTTGGAACTGTGCTGAAAACGCTGGCCGAGGAAAGCCTGGAAGACAACACGATCGTATTGTTCATCAGCGACCATGGTTGCCACTTCCGCACCCGGAACACGGAGTACAAACGAAGCCCGCATGAAAGTTCCATCCATATTCCGATGATACTGCAGGGTCCGGGGCTGAACAGGTCGCGGAAAGTGCAGGAGGTGGTCAGTATGGTGGATATGACCCCGACATTATTGGAAGCTGTGGGTATTCCGGCCCCTGCCTCAATGAAAGGGCGCAGCTTCCTGCCACTGATCAACGGGACGAAAGGCCATGCAAACTGGCGAAGTGAAGCCTTTGTTCAGATCAGCGCATCAATGGTTGCCCGGGCGCTCAGGACCGATCAATGGACCTATTGCGTTGTCGATCCCGATGGCAACGGAGACCGGGACTCTCACAGTATGCGCTACCAGGAATATCAGATGTACAACCTCCGCACTGATCCCCACCAATTGCTGAACCTGGCCGGCCGCAAAGACCCGCCACTACTGGTCCATTATGACGGTGGCCTGCCGCTGCCAGAGATTGCAGCGCGGCTGCGTGAAAGGCTGATTGCGCGGATGGTGGAGGCCGGCGAGGAGGTGCCGCAAATTGATCCTGCCCGCTTCTATCCTTGA
- a CDS encoding cytochrome c has translation MHGNCLISVKRLKIAALALALPAATVCWGQSKSALSPAAKAGQKVFAQQCALCHYADQTKNKIGPGLKGILKNKELPFSHKPATVANVREQIEKGNPQGKPMPMPPFAGKISAKDLNNLVDYLKTL, from the coding sequence ATGCACGGAAATTGTTTGATATCTGTAAAACGACTTAAAATAGCGGCACTGGCGTTGGCGCTGCCGGCGGCGACTGTCTGCTGGGGGCAAAGCAAATCCGCACTATCTCCGGCGGCAAAAGCTGGCCAGAAGGTATTTGCACAGCAGTGCGCCTTGTGCCACTATGCCGATCAGACCAAAAACAAGATTGGCCCGGGCCTGAAGGGAATATTGAAAAACAAGGAGCTCCCTTTTTCTCACAAGCCGGCAACGGTGGCCAATGTCCGCGAGCAGATCGAGAAGGGAAACCCACAAGGCAAACCGATGCCGATGCCACCCTTTGCGGGCAAAATTTCGGCAAAGGACTTGAACAACCTGGTCGATTACCTGAAGACGCTGTAA
- a CDS encoding cytochrome C — protein MNRQLEMATFKWWCRVGFGLITAGFFAAFVSCSGGGRPQEKLPSYVTSGQYTTAHPSMEAAARDYFDVYPTQVEQPIAFTHKVHLKNGMQCTDCHKGVADGPDASIPNVQLCMTCHQVIATDKPEIKKVAAYQKRGEQIPWQRVFWFYQAAHVKFRHAPHIRAGVDCAACHGDLRQETVAVRRAGLNMNFCVSCHRMHKAPTDCTACHF, from the coding sequence ATGAATCGACAGCTCGAGATGGCAACCTTCAAGTGGTGGTGTAGAGTTGGATTTGGCCTGATTACAGCCGGCTTCTTCGCGGCCTTTGTTTCCTGCTCGGGTGGAGGTCGGCCGCAGGAGAAACTACCTTCATACGTGACGTCAGGGCAGTACACTACCGCCCACCCCAGTATGGAGGCTGCCGCCAGGGACTACTTTGATGTTTATCCAACTCAGGTCGAGCAGCCGATCGCCTTCACTCACAAGGTCCATCTGAAGAATGGGATGCAGTGCACGGACTGCCACAAGGGTGTGGCTGACGGGCCGGACGCCAGCATCCCCAACGTTCAGCTCTGCATGACCTGCCACCAGGTGATTGCAACCGACAAACCGGAAATCAAGAAGGTGGCTGCCTATCAGAAAAGGGGCGAGCAGATTCCCTGGCAGCGCGTCTTCTGGTTTTACCAGGCAGCCCACGTAAAGTTCCGGCACGCGCCCCACATTCGCGCCGGCGTTGATTGCGCCGCGTGCCATGGAGATCTGAGGCAGGAAACCGTGGCCGTCCGCAGAGCGGGATTAAACATGAATTTCTGCGTCAGTTGCCACCGGATGCACAAGGCGCCGACGGATTGCACGGCCTGTCATTTTTAG
- a CDS encoding 4Fe-4S dicluster domain-containing protein: MGHRWGMVIDEDRCTGCEACVAACHAENNIAIAGDDQAGRGRAKHWIRVERYYEGDFPDIKVKYRPVLCQQCSDAPCEPVCPTYASYQNDEGLNAQVYNRCIGTRYCANACPYTVRFFNFYNPVWDKPLDLQFNPDVSLRSVGIMEKCTFCIQRIKTAEINAKAEKRPLKDGEFNPACVQSCPAGAMVFGDLNDPESRVSRLSKSNRGTTFLEELGTHPKVVYLKRDSWHNEQNA; encoded by the coding sequence ATGGGACATCGATGGGGCATGGTGATAGACGAAGACCGGTGCACGGGATGCGAGGCCTGTGTGGCGGCTTGCCATGCCGAAAACAACATTGCCATTGCAGGCGATGATCAGGCGGGGCGCGGGCGCGCGAAACACTGGATCCGGGTGGAGCGCTATTACGAGGGCGACTTTCCCGATATCAAAGTGAAGTACCGTCCTGTGCTTTGCCAACAGTGCAGCGATGCGCCCTGCGAACCGGTGTGCCCAACTTATGCCAGCTACCAGAATGACGAAGGCTTGAATGCCCAGGTCTACAACCGCTGCATTGGAACGCGCTATTGCGCGAACGCCTGCCCTTACACGGTCCGCTTCTTCAATTTTTACAATCCGGTGTGGGACAAGCCGCTTGATCTGCAATTCAATCCGGACGTTTCTTTGCGCTCGGTAGGGATCATGGAGAAATGCACCTTCTGCATCCAGCGCATCAAGACGGCGGAAATCAATGCGAAGGCCGAGAAGCGCCCGCTGAAGGACGGCGAGTTCAACCCTGCCTGTGTGCAGTCATGCCCCGCCGGCGCGATGGTGTTTGGCGACCTGAATGACCCTGAAAGCAGGGTTTCCCGGCTCTCGAAGTCGAACCGCGGCACCACGTTTCTGGAGGAGCTGGGAACTCATCCAAAGGTGGTTTATCTCAAACGCGACAGTTGGCACAATGAACAAAACGCCTGA
- a CDS encoding DUF4091 domain-containing protein, with translation MASRSRVVFLLTFAAIMFLTSCGPGTGSHGLKAWYVDSLVKVFPQDAVGASQLASAEFMTARNQHVNIQIALRSTKAFSGLTASLDPPKDDNGHTIAASSASLRQVGYVVVGSHTRGSPADELVGTAPGWYPDPLLALPLNLEADRTHSLWVEIHVPPDAAPGDYQGAIDISAGQQALAHLPFRLKVVAATVPEKQTLNVTNWFTLDDQRSQQFFGVPAFSDGWWKLVSNVAQVFSAHRQNVVITPLMELVQPKATGGRTGYDFSNFDRWVETFQSAGALRYIEGSHLLTRPYYTAPLGVEVFAQEGGKTITRALPPDSPEVARFLAGFLTALDKHLESKGWKTIYLQHVLDEAHGDEIPYYGKIAKLVRRYMPGVETVDAIDAQQIPEIVRSDCDIWVPQLGRFDNAVDLLEQRIQSGHPVWYYTCLYPQGRYTNRLMDFPLVKTRLLPWLDFRYNFTGFLHWGGNYWTPDPILDTQPVIDNNTELLPSGDAFIYYPNRQQMTFDSSIRMETFLAGIEDYELLQQLKASNPAEASRLATSAISSFTDYVRDVAAFRKIESELLAAASKL, from the coding sequence ATGGCGTCGCGATCTCGTGTCGTTTTCCTGCTTACCTTCGCAGCAATTATGTTTCTCACTTCTTGCGGTCCGGGCACAGGCTCTCATGGCCTCAAAGCCTGGTACGTGGATTCGCTGGTCAAGGTCTTTCCGCAGGATGCCGTCGGCGCCAGTCAGTTGGCATCGGCAGAATTCATGACGGCACGCAACCAGCATGTCAACATCCAGATTGCGCTTCGCTCGACAAAGGCATTCTCTGGCCTGACTGCAAGCCTCGATCCTCCGAAAGATGATAACGGCCATACCATTGCAGCCTCCAGCGCCAGCCTTCGGCAAGTTGGTTACGTGGTGGTTGGCTCTCACACACGGGGTTCGCCCGCTGACGAGCTGGTGGGTACAGCTCCCGGCTGGTATCCCGACCCCTTGCTGGCACTTCCGCTCAATCTTGAAGCGGACCGCACGCATTCCCTCTGGGTCGAGATACACGTGCCCCCGGACGCTGCTCCGGGTGATTATCAGGGCGCCATTGATATCAGCGCCGGCCAGCAGGCACTGGCGCACCTTCCTTTTCGCCTGAAGGTGGTGGCGGCAACCGTTCCCGAAAAACAGACCCTCAACGTCACCAACTGGTTCACGCTTGATGACCAGAGATCACAGCAGTTTTTTGGCGTGCCGGCCTTTTCTGATGGGTGGTGGAAACTGGTGAGCAATGTGGCGCAGGTGTTTTCCGCGCATCGCCAGAACGTGGTGATTACTCCCCTGATGGAACTGGTCCAGCCCAAAGCCACTGGCGGGAGAACAGGCTACGACTTCAGTAACTTTGACCGCTGGGTGGAAACCTTCCAGTCGGCCGGCGCCCTGCGGTACATCGAGGGCAGCCATTTGCTGACGCGGCCCTACTACACGGCGCCGCTGGGCGTGGAGGTTTTCGCACAAGAAGGCGGCAAGACAATCACCAGGGCGCTGCCGCCCGACTCTCCTGAAGTCGCCCGATTTCTTGCGGGCTTCCTCACCGCCCTGGATAAACACCTGGAGAGCAAAGGCTGGAAGACAATTTACCTGCAGCATGTGCTGGACGAAGCGCACGGAGATGAAATTCCTTATTATGGCAAGATCGCGAAGCTCGTTCGGCGCTACATGCCCGGAGTCGAGACCGTTGACGCTATCGACGCCCAGCAGATTCCGGAGATCGTCCGGAGCGATTGCGACATCTGGGTGCCGCAACTGGGCAGGTTTGACAACGCTGTGGACTTGCTGGAACAGAGGATCCAGAGCGGCCATCCTGTGTGGTATTACACCTGCCTCTACCCGCAAGGTAGATACACCAACCGCCTGATGGACTTCCCGCTGGTCAAGACGCGGCTGCTGCCCTGGCTCGACTTTCGCTACAACTTCACGGGCTTTCTGCACTGGGGAGGAAATTATTGGACCCCCGATCCGATTCTGGACACCCAGCCCGTGATTGATAACAACACCGAACTTTTGCCTTCCGGCGATGCGTTTATCTATTATCCCAACCGGCAGCAGATGACGTTTGACAGTTCAATCCGGATGGAAACATTCCTGGCCGGGATCGAAGACTACGAGTTGCTGCAGCAGCTCAAGGCTTCAAACCCGGCGGAAGCCAGCCGCCTGGCAACGAGCGCCATCTCGTCCTTTACGGACTACGTTCGCGATGTGGCTGCTTTCCGAAAAATCGAATCCGAACTCCTGGCCGCCGCCTCGAAGCTTTAG
- a CDS encoding polysulfide reductase: protein MNKTPEQINQDLLRPIYHASWRFYATAAVLAGFVVAAFFAWGYQMYYGLGVSGLNRPVFWAFYITNFVFWIGISHAGTLISAILRVCNAGWRRPVTRCAEAITVFSLSIAGFFPLIHLGRPWLFFWLIPYPSERGIWPQFRSPLLWDFFAINTYLIGSVTFLLLPTFPDFALIRDRASGWRKKVYGIVSLGWRGTPKQWHRLEMAMRIMAVAIIPVAVSVHTIVSWDFAMAPVPGWHSTIFGPYFVAGAIFSGIAALIVAMALLRKLLHLEEYLKPIHFDNLGKLLLVMSLLWFYFVFAERLTTWYGNFSGEMPVFWATQVGRFSPLFWTMVFCNFIIPAPILAIKKLRNRVGWTVVASIPIIVGMWLERFLIIVPSLSYKYLPYSFGTYRPTWVEIVITVGTFAGMGLLYLIFSRVFPIISIWELKLGATKSEVAELAAQKAPAKQPQGG, encoded by the coding sequence ATGAACAAAACGCCTGAACAGATCAATCAGGATTTGCTGCGCCCGATTTACCACGCCAGTTGGCGCTTCTATGCCACGGCAGCGGTCCTGGCTGGTTTTGTGGTGGCGGCATTTTTTGCCTGGGGCTATCAGATGTATTACGGCCTCGGGGTCTCGGGCCTGAACCGTCCGGTTTTCTGGGCTTTTTACATCACGAACTTCGTTTTCTGGATTGGCATCAGCCACGCTGGCACGCTGATTTCCGCTATCCTGCGCGTGTGCAACGCTGGCTGGCGGCGGCCGGTGACCCGCTGTGCGGAAGCCATCACGGTTTTTTCTCTTTCGATTGCGGGTTTTTTCCCCCTGATTCACCTGGGACGGCCGTGGTTGTTTTTCTGGTTGATTCCTTATCCCAGCGAGCGCGGCATCTGGCCGCAGTTCCGCTCGCCGCTGCTGTGGGACTTCTTCGCCATCAACACCTACCTGATCGGCAGCGTTACGTTCCTGCTGCTTCCCACGTTTCCGGATTTTGCGCTGATTCGCGACCGGGCGAGCGGCTGGCGGAAGAAGGTCTATGGAATCGTGTCGCTCGGCTGGCGGGGTACGCCCAAGCAATGGCACCGGTTGGAAATGGCCATGCGCATTATGGCGGTGGCCATCATTCCGGTGGCGGTGTCAGTCCACACGATCGTTTCCTGGGACTTCGCCATGGCCCCAGTGCCCGGATGGCACTCCACAATCTTTGGCCCGTATTTTGTGGCCGGGGCCATTTTCAGCGGCATTGCCGCCTTGATTGTTGCCATGGCCCTGCTGCGCAAGCTGCTGCACCTGGAGGAATATCTCAAGCCCATCCATTTTGATAATCTGGGCAAGCTGCTGCTGGTGATGAGCCTGCTGTGGTTCTACTTTGTGTTCGCGGAGCGGCTGACCACCTGGTATGGCAATTTCTCAGGCGAAATGCCGGTTTTCTGGGCCACACAGGTCGGAAGGTTCAGCCCGCTGTTCTGGACCATGGTCTTCTGCAACTTCATTATTCCGGCCCCTATTCTGGCCATTAAAAAACTGCGGAACAGGGTCGGGTGGACCGTGGTGGCCTCGATCCCGATTATTGTTGGCATGTGGCTCGAACGCTTTCTGATCATTGTCCCATCTCTTTCTTACAAGTATCTTCCCTACAGTTTCGGGACGTATCGGCCAACCTGGGTGGAAATCGTCATTACGGTTGGGACCTTTGCCGGCATGGGCCTGCTTTACCTGATCTTCTCCAGGGTCTTTCCGATTATCTCCATCTGGGAACTGAAGCTGGGTGCGACGAAGTCGGAAGTTGCGGAGCTGGCCGCGCAGAAAGCCCCTGCCAAACAGCCCCAGGGCGGTTAA
- a CDS encoding cupin domain-containing protein, with translation MKSLALAFLLVAVPSAFGAQRTVDPTWLHRNIAHIPEKPADISTPSCHYKPVFGAGDSEKRIVRGVARFGEVTIDPSGHCKDASYSGEEQIYYILAGGGTLTYGEQKTPVKKDDFMYLPPQIRHGMANPSTSPLRFVVMGFNIPKTISVPAPPSQLQIANADDVKLEAVAGHPESTQYRLLLGGRKGTRDRLDCGIVVTSLFLMEFAPGGTNFPHHHDTAEEIYLVLDGHGDIAAGGGINGIEGLHPSGAGDAYFFRLNSTVGFYNRGKTKAHILAVRSWYPFPERDYQN, from the coding sequence ATGAAGAGTCTCGCGTTGGCATTCTTACTGGTAGCAGTTCCATCCGCTTTCGGCGCGCAGAGGACAGTCGACCCAACCTGGCTCCATCGAAATATCGCTCACATTCCCGAAAAACCCGCGGACATCAGTACGCCGAGCTGTCATTACAAACCTGTTTTTGGCGCAGGCGATTCTGAGAAGAGGATTGTGCGCGGCGTTGCCCGGTTTGGCGAGGTCACGATCGATCCGAGTGGCCATTGCAAGGATGCTTCTTACTCCGGCGAAGAGCAGATTTATTATATTCTCGCAGGCGGCGGGACCCTCACCTACGGCGAACAGAAGACTCCCGTTAAGAAAGACGATTTCATGTATCTCCCGCCGCAAATTCGCCACGGCATGGCGAACCCATCGACTTCGCCACTCCGCTTTGTGGTGATGGGATTCAACATTCCTAAGACCATTTCAGTACCGGCGCCACCCTCTCAACTCCAGATAGCGAACGCTGACGATGTCAAGCTGGAAGCGGTTGCAGGACATCCGGAATCAACTCAATACCGCCTGCTTCTCGGAGGCAGGAAGGGTACCAGGGACAGGCTCGATTGCGGAATTGTTGTGACCAGCCTCTTCCTGATGGAGTTCGCACCGGGAGGGACGAATTTTCCCCATCATCACGACACGGCGGAAGAAATTTACCTGGTCCTTGACGGGCACGGAGACATCGCGGCTGGAGGAGGGATTAATGGGATCGAAGGCCTCCACCCGAGCGGAGCTGGTGATGCTTACTTCTTCCGCCTGAACTCTACCGTTGGTTTCTACAACAGAGGGAAAACCAAAGCACACATCCTTGCTGTGCGATCATGGTACCCGTTTCCTGAACGCGACTATCAGAACTAA
- a CDS encoding nitrate reductase → MDRRNFLKISAVGSATAALDACGKPERQLIRFIPEEELIPGVAQWKPGICTLCAAGCGLQVRVMEGEAEVTRHGQSGLMSMGLAKKLEGNAAHPVNRGKLCAWGQAGLQVTYNPDRIRFPLRRSGARGSGEYQEISWEGAIKELASHLPQSKSAGNPSPVAFLTEPLPDHRGVLIEKFLESIGAPPAVKFEFFEQSVLRRANELSFGYYQLPTFDLANANYVLSFGADFLGTWNSPVAQNSGYGTMRQGRPGLRGKFVQVEARMSQTGANADEWVYASPGTEGLLALSIARVILEKRLRPAQTAAEAGRQIEGWSEGLPDYAPERVAKLTGVDAAKIERLAQEMAAYSPAVVLIGGAPLAQTNGLANALAANALNALLGSVGKPGGVFFTPQPPMPDLAPRKAGASVAALCESILKGPSQVETLLVYNANPVFASPAAWRVREALEKVSFIASFGSFVDETSILADLVLPDHSYLESWVDNIPESGTVQAVASLAPPAMNPLHNTQGMPDVLLEAARQLGGNAAKALPWNKYQDMLQAAFGPLRTHPGSISAKSPDDFWSEVQEKGGWWSAGPSSSARRAGKSSGVAKVAEPQFDGDAGKYPFNFLPYASMQFGDGRHANLPWMQEMPDVITTAMWSTWVEINPQTAERMGIREGELVEVASQHGKLQAPALLAPGIAPDVVAMPVGQGHEDYGRYASNRGANPIKILAAQTEAETGALAWASTRVKIARLGQQGKLILFGGGLRESPIEDRRR, encoded by the coding sequence ATGGATCGTCGCAACTTTCTTAAAATCTCGGCGGTAGGCAGCGCGACGGCGGCGCTGGATGCCTGCGGCAAACCGGAGCGCCAGCTCATCCGCTTCATACCGGAAGAGGAACTGATTCCCGGCGTTGCCCAGTGGAAGCCGGGAATTTGCACGCTTTGCGCGGCCGGGTGCGGCCTCCAGGTGCGGGTGATGGAAGGCGAGGCAGAGGTGACGCGCCACGGCCAGTCAGGCCTGATGAGCATGGGGCTGGCGAAGAAGCTGGAAGGCAACGCCGCGCATCCCGTCAACCGCGGCAAGCTGTGCGCGTGGGGGCAGGCCGGTTTACAGGTGACTTACAATCCTGACCGCATCCGATTTCCATTGCGGCGCTCCGGAGCGCGCGGCTCCGGCGAGTACCAGGAAATCAGTTGGGAAGGGGCGATCAAGGAACTGGCCTCGCACTTGCCGCAGTCGAAATCGGCGGGCAATCCTTCGCCGGTGGCCTTCCTGACCGAGCCGCTGCCGGACCACCGCGGCGTGTTGATCGAGAAGTTCCTTGAGTCGATTGGCGCTCCGCCGGCGGTCAAGTTCGAGTTCTTCGAGCAGTCGGTCCTGCGGCGGGCCAACGAATTGAGCTTTGGCTATTACCAGTTGCCGACCTTTGACCTGGCCAACGCAAACTACGTGCTCTCCTTTGGAGCGGACTTTCTCGGAACCTGGAACTCTCCCGTGGCTCAGAATTCAGGTTACGGAACGATGCGCCAGGGGCGGCCCGGATTGCGCGGCAAGTTTGTGCAGGTTGAAGCGCGAATGTCGCAAACCGGCGCGAATGCCGACGAGTGGGTGTACGCCAGCCCGGGAACAGAAGGCCTGCTTGCGCTGAGCATTGCCCGGGTGATTCTGGAAAAGAGACTGCGGCCGGCGCAAACGGCCGCCGAGGCAGGAAGGCAGATCGAAGGATGGTCTGAAGGGCTTCCGGATTATGCGCCCGAAAGAGTCGCGAAGCTGACCGGAGTGGATGCCGCGAAGATCGAGCGGCTGGCGCAAGAGATGGCAGCGTATTCACCTGCCGTTGTTCTGATCGGCGGCGCCCCGCTGGCCCAGACGAATGGCCTGGCCAACGCGCTCGCGGCCAACGCGCTCAATGCGCTGCTGGGAAGTGTCGGGAAACCGGGTGGAGTATTCTTTACGCCGCAGCCGCCCATGCCGGACCTTGCCCCCCGTAAAGCAGGTGCATCCGTGGCTGCACTCTGCGAGAGCATTCTGAAGGGGCCTTCGCAGGTTGAAACCCTGCTTGTGTATAACGCCAATCCGGTGTTTGCGAGCCCGGCAGCGTGGCGAGTGCGGGAGGCGCTCGAGAAGGTTTCATTTATCGCAAGCTTCGGAAGCTTTGTGGATGAGACCAGCATCCTGGCGGACCTGGTCCTGCCGGACCATTCTTATCTTGAATCCTGGGTGGACAACATTCCGGAATCGGGAACGGTGCAGGCTGTTGCCAGCCTGGCGCCGCCAGCGATGAATCCGCTGCACAACACGCAAGGCATGCCAGATGTTCTGCTGGAGGCGGCGCGTCAACTGGGCGGCAACGCCGCAAAGGCGCTGCCCTGGAACAAATATCAGGACATGCTCCAGGCGGCCTTTGGCCCGCTTCGCACCCACCCGGGATCGATTTCCGCAAAATCCCCGGACGATTTCTGGAGTGAGGTCCAGGAAAAGGGTGGCTGGTGGAGTGCAGGTCCATCATCTTCAGCGCGAAGGGCAGGGAAATCGTCTGGCGTGGCGAAAGTTGCGGAGCCGCAGTTTGACGGCGACGCCGGAAAGTATCCCTTTAACTTTCTGCCCTACGCTTCGATGCAGTTTGGCGATGGCCGCCATGCAAACCTGCCGTGGATGCAGGAGATGCCTGACGTCATCACGACGGCCATGTGGAGCACCTGGGTGGAGATCAATCCCCAGACTGCCGAGCGGATGGGCATCAGGGAGGGCGAACTGGTGGAAGTGGCCTCGCAGCACGGCAAATTGCAGGCCCCGGCGCTGCTCGCGCCCGGAATCGCTCCGGACGTGGTGGCCATGCCGGTGGGCCAGGGGCATGAGGATTACGGCCGCTATGCTAGCAATCGCGGCGCAAATCCCATCAAAATACTGGCTGCGCAGACCGAAGCTGAAACGGGAGCGCTGGCCTGGGCGTCAACTCGAGTGAAAATCGCGCGCCTCGGCCAGCAGGGCAAGCTCATCCTGTTTGGCGGCGGGCTGCGAGAGAGTCCGATCGAGGACCGCCGCCGGTAA